CAGTATGGCTTGTAGCAGCTTGTAATAATTTTCCCTTTGTGAAAACAGTCTCTGCATCTCTGTTCATTTGGACTTTTTATATCATAACATTTCTTCTCTTCAAAGTCTGTTTTGAATACATGTGACTTTTCTTAAGAggctttggtgaggaaccttgtcaaaggctttctgaaagctcaaatacactatagccactggatcacccttgtccagatGTCTGTTGACCTCAACGAATTCTACTAGATTGGTGAGAGATGATTCTGTTCTTTAATATCATTTCAACCTATTTGCCTGGCTCTGAAGTTAAGCTCACTAGGCTGTAATTGCcggatcacctctggaaccttCTTTAAAAATCGGCATCACATTTGCTATTtgtcagtcatctggtacaaaggctgatttaagtgataggtcacATACCCgggttagtagttctgcaattagatatttgagttcctttagaattcctGGGTGAATCCcatgtggtcctggtgacttattactgtttaatttatcagtttgttccaaaacctcctctgctgacacctgggacagttcctcagatttgtcacctaaaaaaaacaGCTCAGTTATCCCAGAAGTCGGTGGGGAGTTCttcccctgacttcaatgggagcgggATCAGACTCATAGgttctttggctatgtctacgcAGCGAGCGGCAGTTAGTCTCACAGCTCGGGTTGACAGATGCAGGCTTGTGCTTCTCGAGGATAGCTATGTAGATGTTGAGGCTCGGGCTCTGAAGCTGAGATCAAAATAGCACTACTCATGCATGTTCCCGATGTACTACGTACATCCAGGCTGAATACCCAGAATGTGCTGCTGAATGTACCAGGCACATCTTGCTACATGCAGCTTAACATGCCAGGTATTTCTAGGCTGAAAATATGTGCCGTGCGGCCAGATATACTAGGTACTTCATGGCAGAATGCACACTAAACAATATGCATCTTCTAGTAGCAAGATACACCAGGTAGGATATTTGTAACCAAGTGGGGTTCGTAACTCATGACTTGTAATGACATTCTAAGAACTTTAAatgattttgcacagaaaaatatAAGTGTTTGTATGATTAGTATTGCAACATGACTGATGAACTCAGAAAGAGGTCAATCCACTTCTTCCAGAGCTGAGACTGGCCCCTAGCATGTATTTAATTTACAGGGTCTGTTCATTGCATGTGTTATGTTTTATTGAAAGGAAAGACATTGATGTGAGACTTGCAAAAGATGCCACAACAAGACAACCTGTCAGATTCCAACAGCACAGGCTCTGATCCATCCGTGTTCTTCCTGACAGGCATCCCGGGGCTGGAATCTCTGCacctctggatctccatccccttctcctCAGTGTTCACCGTGGCCCTTCTAGGAAACTGCACCCTCTTGTATGTTATCAAGACAGAGCCCTCCCTACACAAGCCCATGTTCTATTTCCTCGCCATGCTGGCCGTCATCGACCTGGTTTTATCCACCACCACCGTGCCGAAAatactgagcatcttctggtttaattccagggagatcagctTTAACACCTGCCTGGTGCAGATGTTTTTCCTTCACTCGTTCTTCATCATGCAgactgctctgctgctggccatggccTTCGACAGGTACGTGGCCATCTGCCACCCCCTGAGGTACGCCACCATCCTGACCAACTCAGTGATAGCAAAGATCGGGCTGGCGGCTTTGGCCCGGGCTGTTCTCCTagtgctccctctgcccttcGTCCTCAGGAGGCTGCCCTACTGCCGGTCCCACGTCATCTCCCATTGCTACTGTGAGCACATGGCCGTGGTCAATCTGGCCTGTGCTGACACCAGGTTTAATAACATCTATGGGATCATTGTTGCTTTCTTCATTGTGGGGCTGGATCTGATGTTCATCTCCCTATCGTATGTCAAGATCCTAAGGGCTGTCTTAAGCCTGGCATCCAAGGAAGAGAAACTCAAGGCTTTTAGCACCTGTGTTGCCCACCTTTGGGCCATCTTAGTGGCCTACACACCAGTGGTTCTCTCCTCAATAATTTACAGGTTCGGCCACCCAGTCCCCCCACACGTACACATCCTGCTGGCCAATTTCTACCTCCTCTTTCCTCCCATGATGAACCCCATCGTGTACGGTGTGAAAACCAAACAGATTCGTGACCGGGTGCTTCTCCTGTTCCGATGGAAAAGCTTCTAGGCTGACCAGGAGGGGGCTGCTGAGTGatcaggaagcagaggagaggtTTTCTGAGTAACTTAGACAGCATGTTTCTGGGGGCTTTGTGTACGCTGGGATGGGAACTCCACCTCCAACTCACAGGGAGCCATACACCGTCCCCTACCCGAGCTTAGGGCTGCTGGCCAGAAGGTGATCTTGGCCATCTCCTTGTCCTCACTCGGCcctgtgtgtggagtgtggaggAGTGTGAAGGCAGTGGCGATGTCTGAACATTTGAGAGCCTATTCCAAGTTCTTTAACAATACcactgtgatgctctgtacctcgggagaacaccctgcacccccatgttcatccttatagtatgattgtgtggtatctaatgcaaagtttgtcatgtcgggtctctttggaaggctcatgatgcactgagtatggttgttatagtaatgttatgggttgtaatttcatgtgtatagttatgagactgaaaatgtgtcctcgtggcttaaaacaagcccaggcaaaactctccaggagcagaggggaacatcacagcgGCGCAGCGAGCAGGATGTATATACAGCTTGTTACTCCAAGTGGAGTTCAAAGTTCAGgcactgatatttgtgattttaagtgagtcttaagtgcagtgactaagaacagtcaggaggaggtcacagttttgttattttctgtttgtttatttcggGTGAGGAGAAATAAGCACAAGAAACAGAAGAATGAGGACCAGTGAGGCAGttacaaaactagagctggtcagactggaagcagcagagaaggaaaaggaccgcGAGTTTCAAATGTGGCAGGCAGAAATGAGGCTCAGAGAAGAGGAGGCTGCACACAGAAGGGCTatggaagaaaaagagagagagagagaaaccccccgctggacctgctagagaagcagaaccagaggccCCCGACCCCAACGACtcccatcactccaaaaatccacaaatgggaacactTATGTCCTGCATCCAGTGAAGAGGAcgatattgctgaatatctgactaCCTTTGAAAGCTGTGTGCAATACATGAAATCCCTGATGGTAAGAGAGTTCCTACCCTGATTGCGAAATTAACTGGTAAAGCTCGAAATGGATTCAATGGAATGCCTAGTGAAGATGCTTTAGACTACtgtaaattttaaaatactgttttgcGAAGTTTTCAGGTTACCCCTGAAACATATAGAATTCAATTTAGGACTCTTAAAAGGGCTATTGGGATGAGTCATGGGGAAtaggtaaacaaaatgaaagatttgttgggAAAACGGGGGAGGGGTAAAGAGGTGGCAAGTTTTGAAGGAACGCTTGATCTTGTTGCGCAAGAGCATTTCTAAGCATATGTAAGGCCTAAGTAAAGCCATGTCTATGGGATAATAATGTCAAGTCAGGGGATGAGATGGC
The Chrysemys picta bellii isolate R12L10 unplaced genomic scaffold, ASM1138683v2 scaf2913, whole genome shotgun sequence genome window above contains:
- the LOC103307324 gene encoding olfactory receptor 52K1-like — encoded protein: MPQQDNLSDSNSTGSDPSVFFLTGIPGLESLHLWISIPFSSVFTVALLGNCTLLYVIKTEPSLHKPMFYFLAMLAVIDLVLSTTTVPKILSIFWFNSREISFNTCLVQMFFLHSFFIMQTALLLAMAFDRYVAICHPLRYATILTNSVIAKIGLAALARAVLLVLPLPFVLRRLPYCRSHVISHCYCEHMAVVNLACADTRFNNIYGIIVAFFIVGLDLMFISLSYVKILRAVLSLASKEEKLKAFSTCVAHLWAILVAYTPVVLSSIIYRFGHPVPPHVHILLANFYLLFPPMMNPIVYGVKTKQIRDRVLLLFRWKSF